In one window of Pseudodesulfovibrio sediminis DNA:
- a CDS encoding 30S ribosomal protein S1 — protein MEKTTESVEVPEMDMEMNFADALDEYLNSDFGDLDEGTIVAGEVVKVDKDYVLVDVNFKSEGQIPVSEFTEADGTVAVQIGEKVDVFVARKNEAEGTIYLSRDKAKRMQLFDKLEELQEKDGEVVGRIIRRIKGGYTVDLGGIEAFLPGSHVDLRPVPDMDALVNQEFDFKILKINRRRSNVIVSRRVLLEELRSEQRDKLLGTLEEGQVVEGKVKNITEYGVFIDLGGLDGLLHITDMSWKRIKHPKEMVNLGDDLELKILNFDREGQKVSLGLKQLVADPWENIAEKYPEDSRFNGTITNLADYGAFVELENGVEGLVHISEMSWTRKLRHPSQMVKVGDEVEVIVLGVDQDKKRISLGMKQISPNPWDVVAEKYPEGTVLEGAIKNITEFGVFIGIEEGIDGLIHVSDISWTKKIRHPSEVYKSGDAVQAKVLTVDKENEKFTLGVKQLTEDPWTQVPSKYPVGQKVNGTVTNITDFGLFVEVEEGIEGLVHVSEISRKKIKSPSEMFKEGDVIEAKVIHVSADERRLGLSIKQTTEEPARSGGGKSKSFGGGSVDAGSTLGDLLREKLEEAAGEIPMDEPVAEAAPEAAEEEK, from the coding sequence ATGGAAAAAACTACTGAATCTGTTGAAGTCCCTGAAATGGACATGGAAATGAATTTTGCTGATGCTCTTGATGAGTATCTCAATTCCGATTTCGGAGACCTGGACGAAGGCACCATTGTTGCGGGTGAAGTTGTCAAAGTTGACAAGGACTACGTGCTTGTCGATGTGAACTTCAAGTCCGAAGGCCAGATCCCCGTGTCCGAATTCACCGAGGCCGACGGCACTGTCGCTGTCCAGATCGGTGAAAAGGTCGACGTTTTCGTCGCCCGCAAAAACGAAGCCGAAGGCACCATCTACTTGTCCCGTGACAAGGCCAAGCGGATGCAGCTTTTTGATAAATTGGAAGAGCTGCAGGAGAAGGACGGCGAAGTCGTCGGCCGCATCATCCGTCGCATCAAGGGCGGTTACACCGTCGATCTCGGCGGCATTGAAGCATTCCTGCCCGGTTCTCACGTTGACCTCCGTCCGGTCCCCGACATGGACGCTCTGGTCAATCAGGAATTTGATTTCAAGATTCTCAAGATCAACCGCCGCCGCAGCAACGTCATCGTTTCCCGCCGCGTGCTTCTCGAAGAGCTCCGTTCCGAACAGCGCGACAAGCTGCTCGGCACCCTCGAAGAGGGCCAGGTCGTGGAAGGCAAGGTCAAGAACATCACCGAATACGGCGTGTTCATCGACCTCGGTGGCCTCGACGGTCTGCTCCACATTACAGACATGTCCTGGAAGCGTATCAAGCATCCCAAGGAAATGGTCAACCTGGGCGACGATCTCGAACTGAAGATTCTGAACTTCGACCGTGAAGGTCAGAAGGTCTCCCTCGGCCTCAAGCAGCTCGTTGCTGACCCGTGGGAAAATATCGCTGAAAAGTACCCCGAAGATTCCCGTTTCAACGGCACCATCACCAACCTCGCCGACTACGGCGCGTTTGTTGAGCTGGAGAACGGCGTTGAAGGTCTGGTTCACATCTCCGAGATGTCCTGGACCCGCAAGCTCCGTCACCCCTCCCAGATGGTCAAGGTTGGCGACGAAGTCGAAGTCATCGTGCTCGGCGTCGATCAGGACAAGAAGCGCATCTCCCTGGGCATGAAGCAGATCTCCCCGAACCCGTGGGATGTGGTTGCAGAGAAGTACCCCGAGGGTACCGTGCTCGAAGGCGCCATCAAGAACATCACCGAATTCGGCGTGTTCATCGGCATCGAGGAAGGCATCGACGGCCTGATTCACGTGTCCGACATCTCCTGGACCAAGAAGATCCGTCACCCTTCGGAAGTCTACAAATCCGGCGACGCTGTGCAGGCCAAGGTCCTCACCGTGGACAAGGAGAACGAGAAGTTCACCCTGGGCGTCAAGCAGCTGACCGAAGACCCCTGGACTCAGGTTCCCTCCAAGTACCCTGTAGGTCAGAAGGTCAATGGAACCGTCACCAACATCACTGACTTCGGTCTGTTTGTTGAGGTCGAGGAAGGCATCGAAGGTCTGGTTCACGTTTCCGAGATCAGCCGCAAGAAGATCAAGTCCCCCTCCGAGATGTTCAAGGAAGGCGACGTCATCGAAGCCAAGGTCATCCACGTTTCTGCTGATGAGCGCCGTCTCGGCCTGTCCATCAAGCAGACCACCGAGGAACCTGCTCGCTCCGGCGGCGGCAAGTCCAAGTCCTTTGGCGGCGGCAGCGTAGACGCTGGCTCCACCCTGGGCGATCTGCTTCGCGAGAAGCTGGAAGAAGCCGCTGGCGAAATCCCCATGGATGAGCCTGTCGCAGAAGCCGCCCCTGAGGCAGCTGAAGAAGAAAAGTAA
- a CDS encoding FIST signal transduction protein yields the protein MKAYVDRKGTPEALQELFETALREGPVGCLLVLSCDENAFTPEVLDPILKAVPVPLFGGTFPAIISEHQVLTRGSIVVSMERSAEIYHVSNISDPEVDIEAVLDSQVGEEECKTLLVFMDGLASRIKVFIDSLYTIFGLEINYVGAGAGSASLIRKACLITNKGLVKDSAVLATLDMESGVGVRHGWTSISGPYKVTESEGNAIISLDWHPALEVYRAVVEAYCGCSFDDSPFLNIAKGYPFGIEKLGAEKVVRDPVGLDKDGNMVCVGECPAGEYVDILHGRPSGLVKASGDAMRQARADLPDSVTPGLRLFLDCFSRLLFLDDAYAAELDAVTSDDVINIGVCSIGEIANSGKDYLEFYNKTSVIALLEGE from the coding sequence ATGAAGGCATATGTTGATAGGAAAGGGACCCCGGAGGCATTGCAGGAGTTGTTCGAGACCGCCCTGCGCGAAGGGCCTGTCGGGTGTCTGCTCGTTCTTTCCTGTGATGAAAACGCCTTTACGCCCGAAGTGTTGGACCCGATCCTGAAAGCGGTCCCGGTTCCGCTTTTCGGCGGTACCTTTCCGGCGATTATCAGTGAGCATCAGGTCCTGACCCGCGGCAGCATTGTCGTGTCCATGGAGCGCAGCGCCGAGATCTACCACGTGTCGAACATAAGCGACCCGGAGGTGGACATCGAAGCTGTCCTGGATTCCCAGGTGGGCGAGGAAGAGTGCAAGACGCTGCTGGTGTTCATGGATGGGCTGGCGTCCCGCATCAAGGTTTTCATCGATTCCCTGTATACCATCTTCGGCCTTGAAATTAACTATGTGGGGGCAGGCGCCGGATCGGCGTCACTGATAAGGAAGGCCTGTCTGATCACCAACAAGGGCCTTGTGAAGGATAGCGCTGTTCTGGCCACGCTTGATATGGAGAGCGGGGTGGGGGTACGCCATGGGTGGACCTCCATCAGCGGTCCATACAAGGTCACCGAGTCCGAAGGCAACGCCATAATAAGTCTGGATTGGCACCCGGCCCTTGAAGTCTACAGAGCCGTTGTAGAGGCGTATTGCGGGTGTTCGTTTGACGATTCTCCTTTTCTGAATATTGCCAAAGGGTATCCTTTCGGCATCGAAAAGCTGGGGGCCGAGAAAGTTGTCCGCGATCCGGTTGGACTGGACAAGGACGGCAATATGGTCTGTGTGGGAGAATGTCCTGCCGGTGAGTATGTGGACATCCTGCACGGCAGGCCTTCGGGACTTGTCAAAGCCTCCGGGGATGCAATGCGGCAGGCCCGGGCCGATTTGCCAGACTCGGTCACGCCGGGGCTGCGGCTGTTTCTGGATTGCTTCTCCCGTCTGCTCTTTTTGGATGACGCATACGCGGCAGAGCTGGATGCCGTCACCTCCGACGATGTCATCAATATCGGCGTCTGTTCCATCGGGGAGATTGCCAACAGCGGCAAGGACTATCTTGAATTTTACAACAAGACCTCGGTGATTGCCCTTCTGGAGGGTGAATGA
- a CDS encoding formate dehydrogenase subunit gamma, whose protein sequence is MRLKRFTSIQKAFHILLMLSFLTQAVTGTARMYIETHWGRMLAAPFNGYNGCLVVHKYVGLFMLFLFLCHLIYALFVVFAHKVDRDDSLWPQGKDIRQAFAHLRWMFGGEHPRFDRWGYWEKFDYWAVFWGMLILGGTGLMLYSPIETSRYFKGWGLNVALWVHRIEACLAMLHIFIIHFAVAHLRRHTFPMDRAMFSGDADLETSSQERPAWITRLRTNNELENKIASDAPTIKIAMSYVIGLSAVILGIYLVVGGLMNAWLVHW, encoded by the coding sequence ATGAGGCTGAAACGATTCACCTCGATCCAAAAGGCTTTCCACATCCTTCTGATGCTCTCGTTCCTGACGCAGGCCGTTACCGGCACAGCCAGGATGTACATCGAGACTCATTGGGGCCGGATGCTGGCGGCACCATTTAACGGGTATAACGGGTGCTTGGTCGTACACAAATATGTAGGGCTGTTCATGCTCTTCCTCTTCCTGTGCCACCTGATCTATGCACTCTTCGTTGTCTTTGCCCACAAGGTTGACCGCGACGACTCGCTCTGGCCGCAAGGCAAGGATATCAGGCAAGCCTTTGCCCACCTGCGTTGGATGTTTGGTGGCGAGCACCCCCGCTTCGACCGGTGGGGTTATTGGGAAAAATTCGATTACTGGGCCGTATTCTGGGGCATGCTCATCTTGGGTGGCACCGGCCTCATGCTCTACTCACCCATTGAAACCTCTCGGTACTTCAAGGGATGGGGGCTCAATGTAGCCCTGTGGGTACACCGCATTGAGGCATGCCTGGCCATGCTGCATATATTCATCATCCACTTTGCCGTCGCCCATCTACGGAGACACACTTTCCCCATGGACCGGGCCATGTTCTCCGGCGATGCCGATCTTGAAACGTCTTCTCAAGAACGTCCTGCCTGGATTACCCGATTGCGTACAAACAACGAACTGGAAAACAAGATTGCTTCGGACGCACCAACAATCAAAATCGCGATGTCCTACGTTATAGGTCTAAGCGCCGTAATTCTCGGCATCTATCTCGTTGTGGGAGGGCTAATGAACGCCTGGCTTGTTCATTGGTAG
- a CDS encoding pyrimidine dimer DNA glycosylase/endonuclease V, with the protein MRLWTVHPRFLDAKGLTALWREGLLARKVLHGETKGYTNHPQLIRFRAQSDPLLAIDAYLAAVLAESRERGYKFDASKIDTSAHSPRVAATTGQLAYEWKHLLRKLQKRDPARWERHKTSQPEPHPQFIVEAGDIADWEKT; encoded by the coding sequence ATGCGGCTCTGGACCGTTCACCCCCGCTTTCTCGACGCCAAGGGCCTGACAGCGCTCTGGCGTGAAGGGTTGCTGGCGCGCAAGGTCCTGCACGGTGAAACCAAAGGGTACACCAACCACCCTCAGCTCATCCGCTTTCGAGCACAATCCGACCCCCTCCTGGCCATTGACGCCTACCTCGCCGCCGTCCTGGCTGAATCCCGCGAGCGGGGCTACAAATTCGATGCAAGCAAAATCGATACATCCGCGCATAGTCCCCGAGTTGCAGCGACCACCGGCCAGCTTGCCTACGAATGGAAACACCTGCTGCGCAAGCTCCAAAAACGGGACCCTGCCCGATGGGAGCGCCATAAGACGTCACAGCCGGAACCCCACCCACAGTTCATCGTGGAGGCAGGAGACATCGCCGACTGGGAGAAGACATAG
- a CDS encoding cytochrome c3 family protein has product MQQLAQRIALLLAGLFLALPCAAQEEVAGADRYGMWEESTGYYEQYEVMPNRGSPFLQWNAPVTPVTLGGRTPAATYQADSHALVPYYERQRCESCHKPHAQNNRHVTRNNIACRQCHGSEPIAGVNYYFSPLNPIRRHAMVCAKCHQGASGSFAMYVVHEPSPLLAGTAESFPVLYWAVWTLLCIAVATFALFLPHTGLWMLRELFTRKNTGGEE; this is encoded by the coding sequence ATGCAACAATTAGCACAACGTATAGCCCTGCTCCTGGCGGGCCTCTTCCTTGCATTGCCATGCGCAGCGCAAGAGGAGGTCGCCGGGGCTGACCGGTATGGAATGTGGGAAGAAAGCACGGGCTACTATGAACAATATGAGGTCATGCCCAACCGAGGCAGTCCGTTCCTGCAATGGAACGCTCCTGTCACCCCTGTGACTTTGGGTGGACGGACGCCTGCAGCCACCTATCAGGCAGATTCCCACGCCCTGGTGCCCTATTATGAACGCCAGCGGTGCGAAAGCTGTCATAAACCGCATGCGCAGAACAATAGACACGTCACTCGGAACAACATCGCATGCCGCCAATGTCATGGTAGCGAACCCATTGCAGGGGTAAACTACTACTTCTCCCCCCTCAACCCCATCCGCAGGCATGCCATGGTCTGTGCAAAGTGCCACCAAGGTGCAAGCGGATCGTTCGCCATGTATGTGGTGCACGAGCCATCGCCCCTGCTAGCAGGAACTGCGGAGAGCTTCCCGGTCCTCTACTGGGCGGTATGGACACTGCTCTGCATTGCCGTGGCAACCTTCGCACTCTTCCTTCCCCACACAGGACTGTGGATGTTGCGAGAATTGTTTACCCGCAAAAACACGGGAGGTGAAGAATGA
- a CDS encoding PAS domain-containing sensor histidine kinase, with amino-acid sequence MKSLIQERLAYEIVMSIGNSLELVPMLREGLPTYLRKLNCLAGAVLRHVESEGTHSFETVYAIPKRMGRNSVLKTVLGLIPQELDTDAYAAFMDGLPHLETCDDYRSYLLDLPGFGLLLLIRSAPGFSDTDIKSLAPINVKLGGACRSCDANERLQAEILERNKAEEKYRAIVDNAMDGIYQTTPDGRYVHANPAHARMMGYASPEELMAQVNDIGKTHYVHLEDRERLIEIIERDGQIHGYELEFRRKDGSIGWMSTSARLHTDAQGNGLYFEGTSQDVTRQKLAEKALLEAKLEAERLSQVKSNLLSMVSHELRTPLTSILGFAKIIRRGLTQLDSRDEQCLESLTHFLSRLEGNTKVIITEGERLTELINNVLDLTKLEAGQYEWNIERMSVAEMLRHSLDTTNVLFLDKPITLVRDVPDDLPEIESDHDRLVQVSINLISNAAKFTPEGEVTVSAREEGDRVVVRVADSGIGVLDDEKDLVFETFRQLGNTLTDKPKGTGLGLPICKEIVEYLGGRIWLEDNTGGGSVFAYSLPVKASCPLSPETD; translated from the coding sequence ATGAAATCATTGATCCAGGAGCGCCTCGCATACGAGATTGTCATGTCCATCGGCAACAGCCTGGAGCTTGTCCCCATGCTCAGGGAAGGACTGCCGACCTATTTACGCAAGCTCAACTGTCTGGCCGGGGCCGTGTTGCGTCATGTGGAGTCGGAAGGGACCCACTCCTTTGAGACCGTGTATGCCATCCCCAAGCGTATGGGGCGCAACAGTGTGCTCAAGACGGTGCTCGGCCTGATTCCTCAGGAACTCGACACGGATGCGTATGCCGCTTTCATGGATGGACTGCCCCATCTGGAAACATGTGACGACTATCGGTCCTATCTTCTGGATCTTCCCGGGTTCGGGTTGCTGCTTCTTATCCGCAGCGCGCCGGGATTTTCTGACACGGATATCAAATCCCTGGCCCCGATAAACGTCAAGCTGGGCGGGGCGTGCCGATCCTGTGACGCCAATGAACGGTTGCAGGCCGAGATACTGGAGCGCAACAAGGCCGAGGAAAAGTACCGTGCCATTGTCGATAACGCCATGGACGGTATCTATCAGACAACCCCTGACGGGCGATATGTCCATGCAAATCCGGCTCATGCGCGCATGATGGGGTATGCTTCACCTGAAGAGCTCATGGCCCAGGTGAATGACATTGGGAAAACCCATTATGTGCATCTTGAGGACAGGGAGCGGTTGATCGAGATTATTGAACGGGACGGGCAGATTCATGGCTATGAATTGGAATTTCGCCGAAAGGACGGCTCTATCGGATGGATGTCCACATCGGCCCGCCTGCATACCGACGCGCAGGGCAATGGCCTGTATTTTGAGGGGACGTCACAGGATGTGACCCGGCAGAAATTGGCGGAAAAAGCCCTGCTTGAAGCCAAACTGGAAGCGGAGCGGTTGAGTCAGGTGAAGTCAAACCTGCTCTCCATGGTGTCCCACGAGTTGAGAACGCCCCTGACATCCATCCTCGGATTTGCCAAGATAATCCGAAGAGGACTGACGCAACTTGATTCCAGGGATGAACAATGTCTTGAGTCCCTGACCCATTTCCTGAGTCGGCTGGAGGGGAATACGAAAGTCATCATCACCGAAGGAGAGCGGCTGACAGAGTTGATCAACAATGTCCTGGATCTGACCAAGCTTGAGGCCGGCCAGTATGAGTGGAATATAGAGCGGATGTCAGTCGCCGAGATGCTCAGGCATTCGCTCGACACGACGAACGTGCTTTTTCTCGATAAGCCCATCACCTTGGTACGGGATGTTCCCGATGATCTGCCGGAGATCGAGTCCGACCACGATCGGCTGGTGCAGGTGAGCATCAACCTCATTTCCAATGCCGCCAAGTTTACGCCGGAAGGCGAGGTGACCGTGTCCGCGCGGGAAGAAGGCGACCGCGTCGTGGTCCGGGTGGCTGATTCTGGCATCGGTGTCCTGGATGATGAAAAAGACCTTGTCTTTGAGACCTTCCGTCAACTGGGCAACACGCTGACGGACAAGCCCAAGGGAACTGGCCTGGGATTGCCCATCTGCAAGGAGATCGTGGAGTACCTGGGCGGGCGGATCTGGCTTGAGGACAACACGGGTGGTGGCAGTGTCTTTGCCTACTCGCTCCCTGTCAAGGCGTCATGCCCCCTGTCTCCCGAAACTGATTGA
- the gltA gene encoding NADPH-dependent glutamate synthase, with translation MPNQAPEVRITNFNEVALGYTLDLAMREAKRCLQCKKPKCVQGCPVEVDIPAFIKKLAAGHVEGAYKIIKKTNALPAVCGRVCPQEIQCEGQCILGKTGNPIAIGRLERYVADVYLHRDACDLLSGERACPIIDPEKKVACIGSGPSSLTVAGHLAISGCKVTVFEALHELGGVLVYGIPEFRLPKQSIVSKEIKALEELDVEFVTNAVAGKTFTIKELFDQGYQAVFIGTGAGLPRFLNIPGENLRGVFSANEYLTRVNLGRAYDFPDYDTPVLRGRKVTVFGAGNVAMDAARTAMRLGAEETRIVYRRTVEEMPARKEEIEHAIEEGVIMDCLSGPTEFHANSDGQLGSVSIQRMELGEPDASGRRSPVPVSGDVSVLETDLAIIAVGTTSNPVLLETEPDLKCNKWGYLEVDDNTSETSMKNVFAGGDIVTGAATVILAAGAGRKAAKEIARRLNCD, from the coding sequence ATGCCGAACCAGGCCCCGGAGGTGCGCATCACGAATTTCAACGAGGTCGCTCTGGGGTATACCCTGGATCTGGCCATGCGCGAGGCAAAACGCTGCCTGCAATGCAAGAAGCCCAAATGCGTTCAGGGCTGTCCCGTGGAAGTGGACATCCCCGCCTTCATCAAGAAGCTGGCTGCCGGCCATGTTGAAGGTGCCTACAAGATCATCAAGAAAACCAACGCACTGCCCGCTGTCTGTGGCCGAGTCTGCCCTCAGGAGATTCAGTGTGAAGGACAATGTATTCTGGGCAAGACAGGCAACCCCATCGCCATCGGTCGTCTGGAGCGGTACGTGGCCGACGTGTACCTGCACCGCGATGCCTGCGATCTGCTTTCAGGCGAACGGGCCTGTCCCATCATCGACCCCGAAAAGAAAGTGGCCTGCATCGGCTCCGGCCCGTCTTCCCTGACAGTAGCCGGACACCTGGCCATCAGCGGCTGCAAGGTCACTGTTTTCGAGGCGCTGCACGAGCTTGGCGGGGTGCTGGTTTACGGCATCCCCGAATTCCGTCTGCCCAAGCAGAGCATCGTATCCAAGGAGATCAAGGCGCTGGAAGAGTTGGACGTCGAGTTCGTGACCAACGCTGTTGCGGGCAAGACCTTCACCATTAAGGAGCTCTTTGACCAGGGCTATCAGGCTGTCTTCATCGGCACGGGCGCGGGCCTCCCCCGTTTCCTGAACATTCCGGGCGAGAACCTGCGCGGCGTCTTTTCCGCCAATGAATACCTGACCCGCGTCAACCTGGGGCGGGCCTATGATTTTCCCGACTACGACACCCCGGTCCTGCGTGGCCGCAAGGTCACGGTCTTCGGAGCCGGAAACGTGGCCATGGACGCTGCCCGTACCGCCATGCGGCTGGGCGCGGAAGAGACCCGCATCGTCTACCGCCGGACAGTAGAAGAAATGCCTGCCAGAAAAGAAGAGATCGAACACGCCATAGAAGAAGGCGTGATCATGGACTGCCTTTCCGGCCCGACGGAATTTCACGCCAACAGCGACGGCCAGCTCGGCTCGGTTTCCATTCAGCGCATGGAGCTGGGTGAACCCGACGCATCAGGCCGCAGAAGCCCGGTCCCTGTGAGTGGAGATGTCAGCGTCCTTGAAACCGATCTGGCCATCATCGCCGTGGGCACCACCTCGAACCCGGTACTGCTGGAAACCGAGCCCGACCTCAAATGCAACAAGTGGGGCTACCTGGAAGTGGACGATAACACCTCCGAGACCAGCATGAAAAACGTGTTTGCAGGCGGAGATATCGTGACCGGTGCGGCCACAGTCATTCTGGCTGCCGGGGCCGGACGCAAGGCTGCCAAGGAAATCGCACGTCGGCTCAACTGCGACTAA
- the sppA gene encoding signal peptide peptidase SppA, which produces MRVEGTRTRFSQRHPFVFGVLMIILAVVLLMGTMAFFRSMGWTPESLAMSGKDKIGVVHVEGMIFDSTEVVRWIKELKDDTSVKGVLLRVNSPGGAIAPSQEMYQAVKELNMVKPVVASYGSVAASGGYYCSVPSQLIFANPGSITASIGVMAEFVTVTEFMEKVGIKPEVLTTGKYKAAGTPIRDLTDDQRAQMLDLMQDLHEQFVDHVAAARHMDRDKVAAVADGRAVSGRQALQLGLIDELGSMSQAVVRLKELSGIQGEAVLLEGPVKEYSLIQEILGAVHIDISSGMPSGVSFSYK; this is translated from the coding sequence ATGCGCGTTGAAGGAACCAGAACTCGTTTCTCTCAACGTCACCCCTTTGTCTTTGGGGTATTGATGATTATATTGGCCGTGGTCCTCTTGATGGGGACCATGGCCTTTTTCCGTTCCATGGGCTGGACGCCTGAATCGCTGGCCATGTCCGGCAAGGACAAGATCGGTGTGGTCCATGTAGAAGGCATGATCTTCGACTCCACCGAGGTGGTTCGCTGGATCAAGGAACTCAAGGACGACACCTCGGTCAAGGGCGTGCTTCTGCGCGTCAATTCGCCTGGCGGGGCCATCGCGCCTTCCCAGGAGATGTATCAGGCCGTCAAAGAGCTGAACATGGTCAAGCCGGTGGTCGCGTCCTATGGATCGGTGGCCGCATCGGGCGGGTATTACTGTTCCGTTCCTTCCCAGCTCATTTTTGCCAATCCCGGTTCCATCACCGCGTCCATCGGTGTCATGGCCGAGTTCGTGACCGTCACCGAGTTCATGGAGAAGGTCGGTATCAAGCCGGAAGTGTTGACCACTGGCAAATACAAGGCCGCGGGAACGCCTATCCGTGATCTCACCGATGATCAGCGGGCCCAGATGCTTGACTTGATGCAGGACCTGCACGAGCAGTTCGTGGACCATGTGGCGGCAGCCCGGCATATGGATCGGGACAAGGTCGCAGCCGTTGCAGACGGACGTGCCGTATCCGGTCGTCAGGCGTTGCAGCTGGGGCTTATCGACGAGCTCGGGTCCATGTCGCAGGCCGTTGTCAGGCTCAAGGAACTGAGCGGCATTCAGGGCGAAGCGGTTCTGCTCGAAGGGCCGGTCAAGGAATACAGCCTCATTCAGGAAATTCTGGGGGCCGTGCATATTGATATTTCATCCGGCATGCCGTCGGGCGTGTCCTTTTCCTATAAATAG
- a CDS encoding multiheme c-type cytochrome, translating into MKNGCLSIIVIAAIGLLIIGCTSGEQMVDVAKITSQPKEYVGSETCKTCHLQHYDSWKATNHSRMAQDVTENEDAFIVDINQKVITADFKKLEAAGKLKLPIDKIYFPKKDEIKYTLGNEWKQRFIVEKEGVLYITPIQFNTESGRWVNYHEHDWDKRPWLLKCGGCHTTGVKLDKDNPAMGSFTEPGVGCEACHGAGSWHVALPKTALFEKRQTIVNPAKLPRGTAVQICGSCHNRGKSTMQKGAGWPVGYMPGKALEPYYTSTSYAAGDKSHVYPNEFAKKHHQQYIDWMQSEHRREGVTCTSCHSVHQLGMPTTRFQTKEAGSKSCLSCHVQTSQNMAHSIHSFANCIGCHMPRIAKSAESADIHSHVFKTLLPSETLQNPEIPNSCQTCHKHKDANLIELQKRFEVLASMPTPKGKAIESVNAYK; encoded by the coding sequence ATGAAAAACGGGTGTCTATCAATCATTGTCATTGCTGCGATAGGATTGCTGATTATCGGATGTACCTCTGGTGAACAGATGGTGGATGTGGCCAAAATAACATCACAGCCCAAGGAATATGTCGGATCGGAAACATGCAAAACATGCCATCTGCAACATTACGATTCGTGGAAAGCCACCAACCACAGCCGTATGGCTCAGGATGTAACCGAAAACGAAGATGCGTTTATCGTGGACATAAACCAGAAGGTTATAACGGCCGACTTCAAAAAGCTGGAAGCCGCAGGCAAACTCAAGCTACCGATAGACAAGATATATTTCCCAAAAAAAGACGAAATTAAATACACCCTTGGCAACGAGTGGAAACAGCGATTCATCGTTGAGAAAGAGGGTGTACTGTATATCACGCCCATCCAATTCAACACCGAAAGTGGCCGCTGGGTGAACTACCATGAACATGATTGGGACAAGCGCCCCTGGCTGCTCAAGTGTGGCGGGTGTCACACCACTGGCGTCAAGCTCGACAAGGACAACCCTGCCATGGGTTCATTTACCGAGCCTGGAGTTGGGTGTGAGGCATGCCATGGTGCCGGGTCTTGGCACGTTGCCCTGCCCAAAACAGCGCTGTTCGAAAAACGCCAGACCATAGTCAATCCGGCCAAGCTTCCTCGCGGCACCGCTGTCCAGATCTGCGGCAGTTGCCACAATCGAGGCAAATCCACCATGCAGAAAGGCGCGGGATGGCCCGTGGGCTACATGCCCGGCAAGGCGCTTGAGCCCTACTACACCTCCACGTCATACGCCGCCGGAGACAAAAGCCACGTTTATCCCAACGAATTTGCCAAGAAACACCATCAGCAATACATTGACTGGATGCAATCCGAACACCGCCGCGAAGGTGTTACGTGTACATCATGCCATTCCGTGCATCAGTTGGGTATGCCTACGACGCGCTTCCAGACAAAGGAAGCCGGTTCCAAATCCTGTCTCAGCTGCCATGTACAGACAAGCCAAAACATGGCGCATTCCATTCACTCGTTTGCCAATTGCATAGGCTGTCATATGCCGCGTATCGCTAAAAGTGCGGAATCGGCAGACATTCACAGCCACGTCTTCAAGACACTGCTGCCATCCGAAACCTTGCAGAATCCGGAAATCCCCAACTCCTGCCAGACGTGTCACAAGCACAAGGACGCCAATCTGATCGAATTACAAAAGCGGTTTGAGGTTCTGGCCTCCATGCCGACCCCAAAGGGGAAGGCCATTGAGTCAGTGAACGCCTACAAATAG